A window of Nicotiana sylvestris chromosome 8, ASM39365v2, whole genome shotgun sequence genomic DNA:
GGAGTGCCTGTGCTTGTGTTTCCAAGCGCTGGCTTATGCTTTTAAGCAGCATCCGTGGGTATGAAACAGTTGTCTCAAAGCCCAGTCCATCCTCAGAGACTGAGGAAAGATCTATCCAAAGCGCCCCTGTTAAGCCCGTGGACTCTATTAAGAAGGGTGAGGTTGTGGACCCTAATGGTGTAGAAGTTGCTGACATTGAAACTCAAGATATTGAAGGAGAGGGTCATCTTTCGAGGTGCCTTGATGGAAAGAAAGCAACAGATGTCAGACTTGCTGCTATTGCTGTTGGAACTGCAACCCATGGAGGGTTAGGGAAGCTTTCTATTCGAGGAAGCAACCCAAGCCGTGGTGTGACTGATACTGGCCTCAAGGCTATTGCTCGAGGTTGCCCTTCTCTCAGGGCTCTTTCTCTGTGGAATGTATCTTCTGTTAGTGATGAAGGTTTATCCGAGATTGCTCAGGGGTGTCATCTGTTAGAGAAGCTTGATCTTTGTCAATGCCCTGCAATTACTGATGCGTCTTTGGTGGCTATTGCAAAGAGTTGTCCTAATCTGACGTCTCTAACGATAGAATCTTGTGCAAACATTGGGAATGAAAGTCTTCAAGCTGTCGGTCGTTTTTGCCCCAAGTTGAAGTTTGTCTCTCTCAAAAACTGCCCACTCATCGGGGATCAAGGAATTGCAAGTCTCTTTTCATCAGCTGGTCATGTTTTGACCAAGGTGAAACTTCACGCATTGAACATCAGTGACGTCTCCCTTGCTGTTATTGGACATTATGGCATTGCAGTGACTGACATAGCTCTTATTGGTCTTCAAAGCATAAACGAAAGAGGCTTCTGGGTCATGGGCAACGGCCAAGGTTTGCAGAAACTGAGGTCCCTCGCAATAACTGCTTGCAGTGGAGTTACTGATTTGGGGCTTGAAGCTCTTGGTAAAGGTTGTCCAAACCTGAAGCTGTTTTGCCTCCGAAAATGTGCTTTCCTGTCAGATAATGGATTGGTTGCTTTTGCCAAAGGTTCAGCCTCTCTTGAGAACCTCCAATTAGAGGAATGCCACAGGATCACCCAGGCTGGGCTTTTTGGTGTACTTTTGAGCTGTGGTAAGAAGTTGAAGGCTCTTTCCCTGGTGAACTGCTTTGGTGTTAAGGAGTTGGCCTGTCGATTCCCTTCTGTGCTTCCTTGCAACTCACTGCAGTCTTTGTCTATTCGCAACTGTCCTGGAGTTGGTAATGCTACCCTGGCTGTAGCGGGTAGGCTGTGCCCCAAGCTGACTCATCTGGAGCTGAGTGGCCTTGTTGGAATAACTGATGAGGGTCTTTTCCCTCTTGTGCAAAGCTGTGAAGCTGGTTTGGTCAAGGTGAATCTGAGTGGATGTGTTAATGTTACAGACAAATCAGTTTCAGCCATAACTGAGTTGCATGGGGGAAGTCTCGAGTTTCTGAATGTTGATGGTTGTAAATACGTTACTGATGCAACCTTGGTAGCAATTTCCAACAACTGCTGGTTGCTCAGTGAACTTGATCTTTCAAAGTGCGGAATCACTGATTCAGGCATAGCATCATTGGCCGGTGCTGTGCAGCTCAACTTGCAGATCCTCTCACTGTCCGGTTGCTCTATGCTGTCGAACAAAAGCTTACCCTTCCTGCAGAAGTTGGGTCAGACACTTATGGGCTTGAACATTCAGCACTGCAATGGAATCAGTAGCAGTGCTGTTGATCTGCTCTTAGAACAACTCTGGAGGTGTGATATCCTTGCTTAAGCAGAGATCCGTGCAGCTTACAAATTTGTTGCCATTGAAGATGGGCCCCCCCCGTAGCTAAGAAGTTTAACTAGTCAAGTAAAGTTTCCGTTGGTAGCGTTAGCATGGAGTTTTTTTTGGTCCATGATGTTGGGTCTTCTAATGGTTCAGTATCTCAGCTCACTTTTTCCAGAGATATGGCTGGTCCTCTTTTTTGCAGCTTCCACACTGAAGCTGTTTCCGGTTCTTCCAGCCATTCTTCTCCGAGATTACAGAATGCTGAGTTTTTGGATTAAGAGATTCAAGTCTGGTCCTACTTCTTGTTGCCACTAGTTTTTAGCTTCTATCCTTTCATTGATCATCAAATCTTGCAAGGGTGAAGCTTTTCCATGTTGTCTTAGTCTTTTATGTGTGTGCACTTGTAGTTTTACCGAGTCTTATACGTTGTTGAACCTTCGTGTTCAGCACGTGATGGTTGGGTTGAGATTGTCTCTTGTTGTTCTGGTTGTTTGGGCAGTTCTAGGTTTAATGCCTCGCTCTCGTGGGCTTTGGCCATGGCAGCAGTTTCTTTTCTGCCATGACAACCCTCTGGGgttgtttttttaattttagCCAAGTCCTAGTTTTGCAGGCCCCTCTTGTCATGAACTTCCCATGCAACCTCTGTTGTTACTTATGGAGTAGTTTGTATTTATGCcttttattaaataaaaaaaataaaaaaaagaaaaaaaagttaggTTGTATATTGCTGTGTTTGATCTCTAGAAATTGGCTTCTTGCTTCTGTTTAACTAAGTTTCTTTGGCCTTGAATCCAATGAAAAAGCACATTGAGATGATACAATTGAACTTGCCTCCTTGATTTGCTTTGGCTCAGTAGAATCTCTCTTATATACTTGTGTCCTTTCCTTCACCATGGGCTCTTTAGGATTGAAGAAAATATGCCTTGTTTTATTTGTcgaaagagaaaaaggaaaagtaaAAAGAGACGTCCTTGTGTGATACAAATTGGTTTCTTGGCTCTAGCATCTAAGAGCACTATGATGTGATAGACCATATTCAAATCTATGCAGAGATTGATATTTTTTTCCATCCAAGTTTAGTGAGAAGTAATACACAATTGGGTAGTGTATTTTCACAAGTAGGATCCGGAGAAGATAATACGTACGACATAAGATGTGGTGCTTGTGGGTATGGGCGGACTTAAGGGCGGAAGGATGTTCATTCCCTTAATACAGTCGAAAAATATAGCTTAGTggtcaagaggattgaagatctTTGTAAGGTCACTAGTTCAATTCACACTTGTCACAACCTCTTTCAATTTTATAGAGAATAAAGATTATACCCAATGTAATTTTACAATAATCTCTTTCAATTTTATAGAGAGTAAAGATTATACCCAATGGAAAAAATAATATGTACGCAGAAGACGTGGTGCTGCTTGTCGGGGTGTGTGCCACGACGAAACAAGGAAATAAAGGCCATTATACGTTGGGTGGATGTACGCGTACGCAGTTAACCACCGTCTTCATTTGgcaaaagaaattgtttttctggcTCTACGTCACTGTATCTTTGGCCATAGAGTCCAATGAATATGCACATAGAGATGATTGAATTGACCTTTGCCTCCTAGATATGTGTTAGGGTCAATTGAGTGTTTCCTTATGTATTTGTCCTTTTCTTCAGTCTCTAGGATATATTAAGGAGTCACTGTATGAATACTCAAATTGGATAATGGAAAGCAGCCCTATATCTCTTtattactttgtatttttcctcCTTGGTAAGAAAGAAGCTTCATCAAtcaagtgtcttgcctaactatTTCTGGAAATTGAGGACTTAAAAACACATTTAAATGATGGCACATGCACACTTATTTTGACCGTTGAGTTTAAAGGCAAAATGAAGCAAATATTAGCAAGGAAACATTTAAGGTGGCGTTGTGGAGGTCGATAATTAGGATGAAATGTTAGGTAATCGAGTGTGTTTCATATCCTTACCAGTAGTATTAATGTTAGTTTCATATTTTCTATTCTTTTGTGTTATAAGATTATTTGTTATTTCTTTTGCTTCGATTTCTTGTTGGATTGCTATGTTCCTGTTTGTTGCTATGACTCCTTTTCATTCTTCCTTGAGTCGAGGATCTATCAGAAAAACTTTTTTATCTTCTTAAAGTAGGAGTAAGGTccgcgtacacactaccctccccacaTCCCACCACGCAGGATTGAactggatttgttgttgttgttgttgttgttgtttgttaaGGTCAGGGGCGAAGCTAGGTTGGCCCAAAGGGGGTCAACTGAAcacccttcgtcgaaaaattatacTATGTATAAGGTACAATATTACTTGTTATTATTGATCAAAAAATAGGTTTTAAATACCCTTGCATAGCCCGGTGACAAAGAGTGTTCAAAATTGAACGCCCTTATTGAATTTCCTGGCTTCGCCACCGGTTAAGACGGCGTTGCTTAAAAATTTTCAAAACAGTTTCAACCATAATAATATCGGTTTTTTTTTAGTTAAACACCAAGAAAAAAGAGTTATTCGGTTTTGTCaatgaattattttttttccAAAACAAGTTTTTGAGACGAAATGCGACTTTAGAGACTAGTCAAATGTTGCCTAAGCTGCTAAGCAACATCTATAtaaacaagttttaataaaaagGTTTCTTGGAGTAAAACGGGTGTGCTACTACAATAAGTTACTAATATTACTTTCTTATCTGTTTTCTATAGCACTATTATTATCATCT
This region includes:
- the LOC104246873 gene encoding EIN3-binding F-box protein 1 — its product is MSKVFNFSGDDAFCPGGALYPSPKESSLFLSLGHHVDVYFPPCKRSRVTAPIIFTEKQKKLPSIDVLPDECLFEVLRRVSDGKERSACACVSKRWLMLLSSIRGYETVVSKPSPSSETEERSIQSAPVKPVDSIKKGEVVDPNGVEVADIETQDIEGEGHLSRCLDGKKATDVRLAAIAVGTATHGGLGKLSIRGSNPSRGVTDTGLKAIARGCPSLRALSLWNVSSVSDEGLSEIAQGCHLLEKLDLCQCPAITDASLVAIAKSCPNLTSLTIESCANIGNESLQAVGRFCPKLKFVSLKNCPLIGDQGIASLFSSAGHVLTKVKLHALNISDVSLAVIGHYGIAVTDIALIGLQSINERGFWVMGNGQGLQKLRSLAITACSGVTDLGLEALGKGCPNLKLFCLRKCAFLSDNGLVAFAKGSASLENLQLEECHRITQAGLFGVLLSCGKKLKALSLVNCFGVKELACRFPSVLPCNSLQSLSIRNCPGVGNATLAVAGRLCPKLTHLELSGLVGITDEGLFPLVQSCEAGLVKVNLSGCVNVTDKSVSAITELHGGSLEFLNVDGCKYVTDATLVAISNNCWLLSELDLSKCGITDSGIASLAGAVQLNLQILSLSGCSMLSNKSLPFLQKLGQTLMGLNIQHCNGISSSAVDLLLEQLWRCDILA